The nucleotide sequence GCAGATAATTTTCGGCTTTTTGTAACTCTGCTAGAGACAAATTCAGCGTCTCGAAATTCCAGTGATTTGCAAAAGCTTTGAGTTGGGTATGGCTGACACAACCAGTCAGTAAGGCTTGTTCCTTTGGCACAGACTTGATAACCAGTAAATCTCGGTATGTTTGCAGTAAGTTGGAGAGAATCAATTTGGGCGTTTTACCAGAGTCTACTAAAACTCTTGCGACTTGCAGCAAATTAAAAGTGTTGTTGGTGGTGATCGCCTGTAAAATTGCCATTAGCTCTGTTTCTGTGACACCACCAACGATTTCCATGACATGATGGGCAGTGATATCTGCATTCAAAAGACTTGCCTGACCGAGTAATTGCAGCGCATCCCGTAAACCACCATCGCTGAGTCGTGCGATCGCAATCAGTGCCTCATCATTAATAGAAATAGATTCCGCATCTGCTACAATACGGAGATGCTGCACAATTGTTTTAACTGATAAAGTGCGGAAATTAAACACCTGACAACGGCTGACAATAGTAGGTAACACCTTGTGCAGTTCTGTAGTGCAAAGAATGAAAACCACATGAGGTGGCGGTTCTTCAATACACTTGAGTAAAGCATTTTGAGACTGGGTTGTGAGTTGATGCGATTCATCTAGAATAAAAATTCGGTAACGTCCTGCTACTGGCACTAAAGTACAGCGTTCAATTAAAGCACGGGCATCATCTACACCATTATTGGAAGCAGCATCAATTTCACTGACGTCTAGGCTATTACTGGTTTCAATTGAACGGCAGGATTGACAAATCCCACAAGGTTTGTCAGTTGGTTTTTTAGTATTAAGACAATTAAGA is from Cylindrospermum stagnale PCC 7417 and encodes:
- the dnaX gene encoding DNA polymerase III subunit gamma/tau, translated to MSTVALHQKYRPQTLAELVGQPYIKTALTNAVKNLQIAPAYLFTGSRGTGKTSTARIFAKSLNCLNTKKPTDKPCGICQSCRSIETSNSLDVSEIDAASNNGVDDARALIERCTLVPVAGRYRIFILDESHQLTTQSQNALLKCIEEPPPHVVFILCTTELHKVLPTIVSRCQVFNFRTLSVKTIVQHLRIVADAESISINDEALIAIARLSDGGLRDALQLLGQASLLNADITAHHVMEIVGGVTETELMAILQAITTNNTFNLLQVARVLVDSGKTPKLILSNLLQTYRDLLVIKSVPKEQALLTGCVSHTQLKAFANHWNFETLNLSLAELQKAENYLRYTVNAAVWLEVCLLNLMPGLLPVGATKTVNVKPGHDGKLLPTYGTYTINKVTDKPGDGKGEDSLLPAVATNTANLAQIWQQVMDKAKPNYQKLLAHAHLVKLQGSKAILEVTPAYLKKFESGKEAIAKMLQRATQSPKPLTVLIKTARLSNNGRVRG